From Pseudomonadota bacterium, one genomic window encodes:
- a CDS encoding putative addiction module antidote protein produces the protein MTLKLRKWDSAEYLKTDEDMVLYLEACMEEAGDDAAFIAKALGNIARARGMSQLAKDTGLCRESLYKALSGEGNPSFATILKVTHALGFKLYVQGQRKDKHKITKITQQR, from the coding sequence ATGACATTGAAGTTGCGCAAATGGGATAGCGCCGAATATCTCAAAACCGATGAGGATATGGTCCTGTATCTTGAGGCCTGCATGGAAGAAGCTGGCGACGATGCAGCTTTCATTGCCAAAGCGCTTGGCAACATCGCCCGCGCCCGTGGAATGAGCCAACTTGCCAAAGACACCGGGTTGTGCCGAGAGAGCCTGTACAAAGCACTTTCCGGTGAGGGGAATCCGAGCTTTGCAACTATTTTGAAGGTAACACATGCGCTGGGATTCAAGCTGTATGTTCAAGGGCAGAGAAAAGACAAACATAAAATTACAAAAATCACCCAACAAAGGTAA
- a CDS encoding dienelactone hydrolase family protein — MSEEIIKINSDDNIILEGLYDPGTKKHGVIITHPHPLYGGDMYNNVVEAIQSAYQKKGYATLRFNFRGVGASGGTYDDGIGEQKDIIAGYKFLKTMDVEQIDLCGYSFGTWVNAQIKDQITVNSSIMVSPPVAMMKFETDLKINHLILAVTGSEDGFAPPELVEKFVSNLNGTADIKVIDGADHFFLGYEDKLAEIVDSYIADRQLGK; from the coding sequence ATGTCTGAAGAAATAATTAAAATTAATAGTGATGACAATATAATATTAGAGGGATTGTATGATCCGGGAACAAAAAAACATGGTGTTATCATCACTCATCCGCATCCTCTTTATGGCGGTGATATGTATAATAATGTTGTTGAAGCAATCCAATCAGCATATCAAAAAAAAGGATACGCAACATTAAGATTTAATTTCAGAGGAGTGGGTGCAAGCGGCGGTACCTATGACGATGGCATTGGAGAACAAAAAGATATTATTGCCGGATATAAGTTTTTAAAAACAATGGATGTGGAACAAATTGATCTTTGCGGCTATTCATTCGGAACATGGGTTAATGCTCAAATTAAAGATCAAATTACAGTTAATTCATCTATTATGGTATCACCGCCTGTGGCTATGATGAAATTTGAAACTGATTTAAAAATTAATCATTTAATACTTGCAGTAACGGGAAGCGAAGATGGATTTGCGCCACCGGAACTGGTTGAAAAGTTTGTATCAAATTTAAACGGCACGGCTGATATAAAGGTTATTGATGGAGCGGATCATTTCTTCTTAGGATATGAAGACAAACTGGCAGAAATTGTTGATAGTTATATAGCAGACAGGCAGCTTGGGAAATAA
- a CDS encoding MarR family transcriptional regulator, producing MSENNSVQTEYIYPTTSQKDIIHSIRRLMQGAELYNKEINKKYNISAAQVNCLLALNEHGPLPPSQIAKIIMVNSSTVTSIIDRLEQKNLVERQRISHDRRIITVQLTESGKTLAENAPSPIQQKIIDGVKRLTPQEVEHIVNGLNMLTNMLDVQDLEVD from the coding sequence ATGTCTGAAAATAATTCAGTCCAAACGGAATATATTTATCCAACAACTTCACAAAAAGATATAATTCATTCTATCCGAAGGCTTATGCAGGGAGCTGAACTTTACAATAAAGAGATTAATAAAAAATATAATATAAGCGCTGCCCAGGTCAACTGCTTGCTTGCTCTTAATGAGCACGGTCCTTTGCCACCCTCACAAATTGCAAAAATAATAATGGTTAATTCAAGCACCGTAACAAGTATTATCGACCGCTTGGAACAAAAAAACTTGGTGGAAAGGCAAAGGATATCCCACGACAGAAGAATTATAACGGTTCAGCTTACAGAAAGTGGGAAAACATTGGCTGAAAACGCTCCTTCTCCGATTCAGCAAAAAATAATCGACGGGGTAAAAAGGCTCACACCCCAGGAAGTTGAACATATTGTTAATGGCTTGAATATGCTTACAAATATGCTTGATGTTCAAGATCTTGAAGTTGATTAA
- a CDS encoding trimethylamine methyltransferase family protein has translation MNSINLKKDQVDKSTNLLGADTVEMLLKSHDDALWILENMGVGCKQADIQNAFRQFESEGLAFQHEDRIYVTRELVEKCLSTTPGVDEFFVPLNSFFIGGTAPYIYDDEKGIGGIFPTPEHVAKIAQIAEEHDVVAGMGRAIKLKNEVVQMNIMDKYCSKPLYFAVTCDASLERAKQLWEERKNIMIVFCLTRPPLEVNENFSENFVKVVKAGLPVFISAMPMGGISTSYSYNGALAMTHAEVLFGICAAQLLNPGVTCIHAGFPTIADPRIDYNPNYGLVSHNLLNILMTHLNLMLDLPTFQSAGTTHEEHLTQKAFDDARMGQAMCKKYGVHMIRHPFSFLRYLIDFSIAKLEKGIEIAQEVTADDAPEVRMPVYDERGMESIKTIGLGMYMDDPLTTANFGKIFVN, from the coding sequence ATGAATTCGATAAATTTAAAAAAAGATCAGGTAGATAAATCAACAAATCTGTTGGGTGCTGATACTGTTGAGATGCTCCTTAAGTCTCATGATGATGCTCTCTGGATACTGGAAAATATGGGTGTAGGCTGCAAACAGGCTGATATCCAGAATGCTTTCCGGCAATTTGAATCTGAAGGATTAGCTTTTCAGCATGAAGACCGGATATATGTTACCAGGGAGTTGGTGGAAAAATGTCTGTCTACAACTCCCGGTGTTGATGAATTTTTTGTTCCTTTAAACAGTTTTTTCATAGGTGGCACGGCCCCATACATTTATGATGATGAAAAAGGAATAGGTGGTATTTTCCCTACGCCCGAACATGTGGCCAAAATCGCACAAATTGCTGAAGAGCATGATGTTGTAGCCGGTATGGGCAGGGCTATAAAACTGAAAAATGAAGTAGTACAGATGAACATTATGGATAAATACTGCTCAAAACCTCTCTATTTTGCAGTGACGTGCGATGCCTCACTGGAACGCGCCAAACAATTATGGGAAGAGAGAAAGAACATCATGATTGTTTTTTGCCTCACCCGTCCGCCTCTTGAGGTTAATGAAAATTTTTCTGAAAACTTTGTGAAGGTAGTAAAGGCCGGTCTGCCGGTTTTTATATCAGCAATGCCCATGGGAGGCATCAGTACTTCTTATTCCTATAATGGGGCACTGGCTATGACTCATGCTGAAGTGCTTTTTGGCATCTGTGCCGCTCAATTACTCAATCCCGGTGTAACTTGTATACATGCAGGTTTTCCGACCATCGCTGATCCTCGGATAGATTATAATCCCAATTACGGTTTGGTCAGTCATAATCTGTTAAACATTTTAATGACACATCTTAACCTGATGCTGGATTTGCCGACATTTCAAAGCGCCGGCACTACCCATGAAGAGCATTTGACTCAAAAGGCTTTTGATGACGCCCGCATGGGACAGGCAATGTGTAAAAAATACGGGGTGCATATGATAAGACATCCCTTTTCTTTTTTAAGATATCTGATTGATTTTTCCATAGCTAAACTTGAAAAAGGCATTGAAATTGCCCAAGAGGTAACAGCTGATGACGCACCGGAAGTCAGGATGCCTGTTTATGATGAAAGAGGCATGGAATCCATTAAGACTATCGGGCTTGGTATGTATATGGATGATCCTCTTACTACGGCAAATTTCGGAAAAATATTTGTAAATTAA
- the asnB gene encoding asparagine synthase B: MCGIAGCIGTRDVDTINRMLDALPHRGPNDRGLHVNGNIVFGHTRLSIVDVAQGHQPIISRDGNSGIVCNGEIYNFRKLRRKIDSKYSFQTQSDTETVLHLYREKGPDCLKELDGMFAFAAYNGDDFMLARDPIGIKPLYYGIQNGKMYFSSELGAMSHAGLDEVHEFPAGHYYTPKEGFVQFYRVPEIEDHILADIEESCEIIRKTFIDAVKKRLLADPEVPVGSFCSGGLDSSLVAAIAADEIPNLHTFVVGMQDEYGNFSDDVKAARIAAKHIGSNHHEYIFTEDEYYEALPTVINKLESYDPSLVRCALPCYFTCKCAADYVTVVLTGEGADELFAGYHYMKNFPIDKLNEEGRRCIGNLHNINLQRADRMGMLFSLELRVPFLDTAMVDLSMKIPPELKIREHNGAKIEKWILRKAFEDTNYLPDEILWRYKVQYTQGAGCESLGESLAEKMITEDEYIQIKEENPTAVINSREAAYYFKIFREFHPQDSILGSIGIWTGFDFAEEREKVTGTVDGDRKHEREENDKETMVA; the protein is encoded by the coding sequence ATGTGTGGCATAGCAGGATGTATAGGAACACGTGACGTAGATACAATTAATCGTATGTTGGACGCACTTCCTCACAGGGGGCCCAATGATCGCGGACTTCATGTAAACGGAAACATTGTCTTTGGGCATACCAGACTTTCAATAGTTGATGTGGCTCAGGGTCATCAACCTATCATTAGCAGAGACGGAAACTCAGGTATTGTTTGTAATGGTGAGATTTATAATTTCAGAAAACTTAGAAGAAAAATTGACTCAAAGTACAGTTTTCAAACCCAGTCTGATACCGAGACCGTCTTGCATCTCTATCGCGAAAAAGGGCCCGATTGCCTTAAAGAGCTTGACGGAATGTTTGCCTTTGCCGCTTATAATGGTGATGATTTTATGCTGGCAAGAGATCCTATCGGGATTAAACCTCTTTATTACGGCATACAGAACGGAAAAATGTATTTTTCTTCGGAATTAGGGGCAATGAGTCATGCCGGTTTGGATGAGGTTCATGAATTTCCGGCCGGACATTATTATACTCCAAAAGAAGGGTTTGTACAGTTTTATCGGGTGCCTGAGATTGAAGATCATATTCTTGCGGATATTGAGGAGTCATGCGAAATTATAAGAAAGACTTTCATTGATGCAGTAAAAAAACGTTTATTGGCAGATCCTGAAGTGCCGGTAGGCTCTTTTTGCAGTGGTGGTCTCGACAGCAGTCTGGTGGCAGCTATAGCTGCTGATGAAATACCCAACCTGCACACATTTGTCGTAGGCATGCAAGATGAGTATGGCAATTTTAGTGATGATGTAAAAGCTGCACGTATCGCAGCCAAACATATCGGTTCAAATCATCATGAATACATCTTCACTGAAGATGAGTACTATGAAGCGCTTCCTACCGTGATCAATAAACTGGAAAGTTATGATCCATCTCTTGTCCGTTGTGCTTTGCCCTGTTACTTTACCTGTAAATGTGCTGCGGACTATGTAACGGTAGTACTTACCGGAGAAGGGGCTGATGAGCTTTTTGCCGGATATCATTATATGAAAAATTTTCCAATTGACAAACTAAACGAAGAAGGCAGACGCTGTATCGGTAACCTTCATAATATTAATCTTCAAAGAGCTGACCGTATGGGTATGCTCTTTAGTCTTGAACTCAGAGTCCCGTTTTTAGACACTGCTATGGTTGATCTTTCCATGAAGATACCTCCTGAATTGAAAATTCGTGAACATAATGGGGCAAAAATAGAAAAATGGATTTTAAGAAAGGCTTTCGAGGATACTAACTATCTGCCCGATGAAATACTGTGGCGCTACAAGGTTCAGTACACACAGGGTGCAGGTTGTGAGAGTCTTGGCGAATCTTTAGCTGAGAAAATGATTACTGAAGATGAATATATACAAATTAAAGAAGAAAATCCAACTGCTGTTATTAATAGCAGGGAAGCCGCCTATTATTTTAAGATTTTTCGCGAGTTTCATCCCCAGGATTCAATTCTTGGATCTATAGGAATATGGACCGGGTTTGATTTTGCAGAAGAAAGAGAAAAGGTTACAGGAACAGTTGACGGTGATCGCAAACATGAACGGGAAGAAAACGATAAAGAGACCATGGTGGCCTAG